From a region of the Terriglobia bacterium genome:
- a CDS encoding sigma-70 family RNA polymerase sigma factor: MTDGIQAKILGIVTGTKQAAKREQYQKIHEVNRHRVYSFAFWMTDNELLAEELSARTFHRAFAQSDAPTDEMIDRMLLTEIRESMPVGSLTLNCAASEKVEGIRHNVKRVHLERAVVQLPATERLIFVMHDGEGYSHERIASTIGISERESQNGLHQARLRIRELTSQMK; the protein is encoded by the coding sequence ATGACGGATGGCATTCAGGCAAAAATTCTCGGGATCGTGACCGGTACAAAGCAGGCCGCGAAGCGCGAGCAGTATCAGAAAATACACGAGGTAAATCGGCATCGCGTTTATTCGTTCGCGTTCTGGATGACCGACAACGAACTCCTTGCGGAGGAACTCTCGGCGCGTACTTTCCATCGTGCCTTTGCCCAGAGTGATGCTCCCACCGATGAGATGATCGACCGCATGCTGCTGACCGAAATTCGCGAATCCATGCCGGTTGGTAGCCTCACACTGAATTGCGCAGCCTCTGAGAAAGTTGAAGGAATCCGCCACAACGTGAAGCGGGTTCACCTCGAGCGCGCAGTGGTTCAGCTACCCGCAACCGAGCGCCTCATCTTCGTCATGCATGACGGCGAAGGCTACTCGCACGAGCGCATCGCTAGCACTATCGGAATCTCTGAACGCGAATCCCAGAACGGCCTCCACCAGGCTCGCCTCCGCATTCGCGAATTGACCTCCCAGATGAAATAG
- the amrS gene encoding AmmeMemoRadiSam system radical SAM enzyme, protein MPLLAEKAAIHEARWWETMPDGRLHCYLCPRHCHVGEGQSGFCFIRKNEGGRLVQLGYGRPAAVAMDPIEKKPLNHFFPGTRILSMGTAGCNMGCQFCQNFDISKAKADHVRSTHLTPVEVAELAERYGAPSLAFTYNEPTIWGEYVIDIAREAHDRGLNTVMVSNGYIEREPFFEIYEHIDAANIDLKAFTEKFYGKITLTHLQPVLDCLRWLRHETNVWFEITNLMIPTLNDDQDETKQLCNWVLENLGDDVPLHFTAFHPDFKLQDQPPTPPATLHRARRLAMTMGLKYVYEGNIFSDGGDTICPGCKKRIIRRSWHSILSDDVKEGKCRHCGTVIAGVFTEAQALHRRTINHIHRQ, encoded by the coding sequence ATGCCGCTGCTTGCAGAGAAGGCCGCCATTCACGAAGCCCGCTGGTGGGAAACCATGCCCGACGGGCGCCTGCACTGTTATCTCTGCCCGCGGCACTGCCACGTCGGTGAAGGCCAATCTGGTTTCTGTTTCATCCGCAAAAACGAAGGTGGCCGCCTGGTTCAACTCGGCTACGGACGCCCCGCCGCCGTCGCGATGGATCCGATTGAGAAGAAGCCCTTGAACCACTTTTTCCCCGGCACCCGAATTCTCTCCATGGGAACTGCCGGGTGCAACATGGGCTGCCAGTTCTGCCAGAACTTCGACATCTCCAAAGCGAAAGCCGATCACGTCCGCTCAACTCACCTCACACCAGTAGAGGTCGCCGAACTCGCCGAACGGTACGGCGCTCCCAGCCTGGCCTTCACCTACAACGAGCCGACCATCTGGGGTGAATACGTCATCGACATCGCTCGCGAAGCGCACGATCGCGGCCTCAATACCGTCATGGTCTCGAACGGCTACATCGAGCGCGAGCCCTTCTTCGAAATCTACGAGCACATTGACGCCGCCAACATCGACCTCAAGGCCTTCACCGAAAAGTTCTACGGCAAGATCACGCTGACCCATCTGCAACCCGTGCTCGATTGCCTCCGCTGGCTTCGCCACGAAACGAATGTCTGGTTCGAGATCACGAACCTTATGATCCCGACCCTGAACGACGATCAGGACGAAACCAAGCAACTCTGCAACTGGGTGCTCGAGAATCTGGGCGACGACGTCCCCCTCCACTTCACCGCCTTCCACCCGGATTTCAAACTTCAGGACCAGCCCCCGACGCCGCCCGCGACTCTACATCGTGCGCGCCGGTTAGCCATGACTATGGGACTGAAGTACGTTTACGAGGGAAACATCTTCTCCGACGGCGGCGATACTATCTGCCCCGGTTGCAAGAAGCGCATTATCCGCCGCTCCTGGCACTCCATCCTCAGCGACGACGTAAAAGAAGGGAAGTGCCGCCACTGCGGCACAGTAATCGCTGGCGTATTCACCGAAGCTCAGGCACTACACCGCCGCACCATCAACCACATTCATAGACAGTAG
- the glmU gene encoding bifunctional UDP-N-acetylglucosamine diphosphorylase/glucosamine-1-phosphate N-acetyltransferase GlmU, whose translation MPKSQPTAKTSAKSTEQPRFAVAIMAAGKGTRLKSKHPKVLHRIGGMPLLAHVIRAAAAAVPVRDIYCIIGHEADRVREAVASYGTGFVEQREQRGTGHAMMQCREALRGYDHVLVLSGDVPLIRRETIARVRDFHLAQRAEMTLLSAIPPDPFGYGRIIRRKKGARATDEVAEIVEEKAASASQKKIREINSGIYAFSVPELFARIDKLSTNNAHHEFYLTDMAELFSRDRKKVVVLPATDSNEVLGVNTRFELASLDALLRAEKAQQLMSEGVTIFRPETCTIDSDVTVGPDTVLEPFVQLLGTTSVGGDCVIRSYSVIKDSRIGDGVKVRNGCVMDEATVENGAIIGPYSHLRPASHVGENAHVGNFVETKKVRLGKGSKANHLTYLGDAEVGEGVNIGAGTITCNYDGVNKHKTTIDDGAFIGSDSTLVAPVTVGRGAYVGAASCITEDVPEDALAIGRGRQVNKEGWAKTKREMMKKGC comes from the coding sequence ATGCCGAAAAGCCAGCCCACCGCTAAGACTTCCGCGAAGTCCACCGAACAACCGCGTTTCGCTGTCGCCATCATGGCGGCGGGTAAAGGCACCCGACTCAAATCCAAACATCCGAAAGTGCTGCACCGGATTGGCGGGATGCCGCTGCTGGCGCATGTTATTCGCGCGGCGGCGGCAGCGGTGCCAGTGAGGGACATTTACTGCATCATCGGACACGAAGCGGATCGGGTTCGCGAGGCGGTGGCGTCGTACGGCACGGGTTTTGTCGAGCAGCGAGAGCAGCGAGGGACGGGGCACGCGATGATGCAGTGTCGTGAGGCGCTGCGCGGATACGATCATGTGCTGGTGCTTTCGGGCGATGTGCCGCTGATTCGCAGAGAGACAATCGCGCGCGTGCGAGATTTTCACCTCGCGCAAAGGGCGGAGATGACGCTGCTCTCGGCGATTCCGCCGGATCCGTTTGGGTACGGGCGAATTATCCGGAGGAAGAAGGGCGCGCGGGCCACGGATGAAGTAGCGGAGATCGTGGAGGAGAAGGCGGCTTCGGCGTCGCAAAAGAAGATTCGGGAAATCAATTCGGGGATCTATGCGTTCTCGGTGCCGGAATTGTTTGCGCGAATCGATAAGCTCTCGACGAACAACGCGCATCATGAGTTCTACCTGACGGATATGGCGGAGTTGTTTTCGCGCGACCGGAAGAAGGTCGTGGTGCTGCCGGCGACGGATTCGAACGAAGTGCTGGGTGTGAATACGCGGTTCGAGTTGGCGTCGCTGGATGCCCTGTTGCGGGCAGAGAAGGCTCAGCAACTGATGAGCGAGGGCGTGACCATCTTCAGGCCGGAGACCTGTACGATCGACTCCGATGTGACGGTTGGACCGGATACGGTGCTTGAGCCGTTCGTGCAACTGCTCGGGACGACGTCGGTCGGCGGAGATTGCGTGATCCGGTCGTACTCGGTCATCAAGGATTCGCGAATAGGTGACGGAGTCAAGGTGCGGAATGGGTGCGTGATGGATGAGGCTACGGTCGAGAATGGGGCGATTATCGGGCCGTATTCGCATCTCCGGCCGGCGAGCCACGTCGGCGAGAACGCGCACGTTGGGAACTTTGTCGAGACGAAGAAGGTTCGGTTGGGGAAGGGTTCGAAGGCGAATCACCTCACTTACCTTGGAGATGCCGAAGTCGGCGAAGGCGTAAACATTGGGGCGGGGACGATCACCTGCAACTACGACGGCGTGAACAAGCACAAGACGACAATCGACGATGGCGCATTTATTGGGAGCGACAGCACGCTTGTGGCGCCGGTGACAGTTGGGCGCGGGGCTTACGTCGGAGCGGCCTCGTGTATTACTGAGGATGTTCCGGAAGACGCGCTGGCGATTGGCCGAGGACGGCAGGTGAATAAAGAAGGCTGGGCTAAGACGAAGAGAGAGATGATGAAGAAGGGCTGCTAG
- the yvcK gene encoding uridine diphosphate-N-acetylglucosamine-binding protein YvcK produces the protein MTLKQQPLAAIEAYRVVCLGGGTGLSTILRGLKHLVFLTGQTVEAPPPSCISHLTAVVTVTDDGGSSGRLRKELNVPPPGDIRNCMVALAEDEALMAHLFQYRFSAGVGLEGHNFGNLFLTALADLRGDFAQAVKDSSQILKTRGNIVPSTTSDVQLTAQMADGTTVRGETRITASKSRILKLEMEPPNAAPLPSTLEEIAAADLITIGPGSLFTSLIPNLLVHGIPEAIRKSKALKVYVGNLMTQANESLGMTAAQHIEALFRHAGGKFFDYALLNETPIPPEMQDRYAAEGAEPIVVDVDAVHALGVEPVLGLYLAPGEIARHNADRIAHDLMQLLSERNRAEREARVTMVADAEKPAHR, from the coding sequence ATGACCCTAAAGCAACAACCGCTGGCGGCAATTGAAGCTTATCGAGTGGTGTGCCTGGGCGGCGGCACCGGGCTTTCGACCATTCTTCGCGGCCTGAAACATCTTGTGTTTCTAACGGGACAAACGGTGGAGGCTCCACCGCCGAGCTGCATCTCTCATCTCACCGCGGTTGTTACTGTCACAGATGATGGCGGCTCCAGCGGGCGTCTGCGCAAGGAACTGAACGTGCCGCCGCCGGGCGACATTCGCAACTGCATGGTGGCACTGGCAGAAGACGAAGCGCTGATGGCGCATCTTTTCCAGTATCGGTTCTCGGCCGGGGTGGGACTCGAAGGTCACAATTTTGGGAATCTGTTTCTGACGGCGCTGGCGGACCTGCGCGGCGATTTTGCGCAAGCGGTGAAGGATTCGTCGCAGATTCTGAAGACGCGCGGAAATATCGTTCCTTCGACCACAAGCGACGTGCAATTGACGGCGCAGATGGCGGACGGGACGACGGTTCGCGGAGAGACGCGGATTACGGCCAGCAAAAGCCGGATCCTGAAATTGGAAATGGAGCCGCCGAATGCGGCTCCGCTGCCCAGCACGCTGGAAGAAATCGCCGCGGCGGACCTGATCACGATTGGACCGGGATCGCTGTTCACGAGCCTGATTCCAAACCTGCTGGTTCACGGGATTCCGGAGGCGATTCGGAAATCGAAGGCGCTGAAGGTGTATGTCGGGAATCTGATGACGCAGGCGAATGAGAGCCTGGGTATGACAGCGGCGCAGCACATCGAGGCATTGTTCCGGCACGCGGGTGGCAAATTCTTCGATTACGCGCTCCTGAACGAAACACCGATTCCGCCGGAAATGCAGGACCGGTACGCTGCGGAAGGGGCCGAGCCGATCGTGGTTGATGTCGACGCAGTGCATGCGCTTGGAGTGGAACCAGTGCTGGGACTGTACCTGGCCCCGGGTGAGATAGCGCGCCACAACGCCGACCGGATCGCGCACGACCTGATGCAGTTACTGTCCGAGCGTAACAGGGCGGAACGCGAGGCGCGCGTTACAATGGTCGCCGATGCCGAAAAGCCAGCCCACCGCTAA
- a CDS encoding tetratricopeptide repeat protein yields the protein MKASQDPKLVQVVKDYEQALKALQSQKFDRAKPLLEKVIAAGNKELSDRASLHLNICNQQLAKASQKFGNAAEQYDYAVSLMNMGDYVGAREQLERVIKNDPKLDYAWYGFSVLECLTGHYPDALQRLTEAIRLNPANRFQARNDSDFQNLADDPRFTELLYPEGAAL from the coding sequence ATGAAGGCAAGCCAGGATCCAAAACTTGTGCAGGTTGTGAAGGATTACGAACAAGCGCTCAAAGCGTTACAGTCGCAGAAGTTCGACAGGGCCAAGCCATTACTGGAAAAGGTGATCGCTGCGGGAAACAAAGAGCTTTCGGATAGGGCTAGCCTGCACCTGAACATCTGCAACCAGCAACTTGCGAAGGCGTCGCAGAAATTTGGCAATGCCGCCGAACAGTACGACTACGCTGTGTCGCTAATGAACATGGGCGACTATGTCGGCGCGCGGGAGCAGCTGGAACGGGTGATCAAGAATGATCCCAAGCTGGATTACGCGTGGTATGGGTTCTCGGTGCTGGAATGCCTGACGGGGCATTATCCCGACGCACTGCAGCGACTGACGGAAGCCATAAGGTTAAATCCGGCGAACCGGTTCCAGGCGCGTAACGATTCGGATTTCCAAAACCTCGCTGACGATCCGCGATTTACGGAACTGCTCTATCCCGAGGGAGCGGCGCTCTAG
- a CDS encoding CYCXC family (seleno)protein, whose protein sequence is MRKHAFGSVLVVLSLAIVALAQSEIPAYHIGAPPKGAHLAPIVPRSQRTGEAYSEKYQQVAYDIAQKIPGVLYQLPCYCYCDRIGHKSLRTCYESDHAAHCATCLKEAYYAYFETKKGKTAKEIRAGIIKGEFQSIDLIQAAERVGKM, encoded by the coding sequence ATGCGTAAGCATGCGTTTGGTAGCGTGCTGGTGGTTCTTTCGTTGGCCATCGTGGCGCTTGCCCAGTCGGAGATTCCGGCGTACCACATAGGGGCGCCGCCGAAAGGCGCCCACCTGGCTCCGATCGTGCCGAGGTCCCAGAGGACAGGCGAGGCCTATTCGGAGAAGTATCAGCAGGTGGCTTACGACATCGCGCAGAAGATTCCGGGAGTGCTGTACCAGCTTCCCTGCTATTGCTATTGCGACCGGATCGGGCATAAGAGCCTGCGGACGTGCTATGAGTCAGACCATGCGGCGCATTGCGCGACCTGCCTGAAGGAAGCGTATTACGCTTACTTCGAAACGAAGAAGGGTAAGACTGCCAAGGAGATACGGGCGGGAATCATTAAGGGCGAATTCCAGTCGATTGACCTGATCCAGGCCGCGGAACGAGTGGGGAAAATGTAA
- the lepB gene encoding signal peptidase I: protein MISGDQPNQEAQPQPHVAAPAAPALKPRNGMLRWLRDVIISAAVSVFIIVFVYQPVKVEGTSMMPGLVDQERIFINKFIYRWEPIERGDVVVFRYPQDPSKSYIKRVIGTAGDRVRIEEGRVYVNDRLLNEPYVRPSYRDDRSFPEITVPADSFFVLGDHRNMSQDSRDFGSIPQESVYGKAVFVYWPFDKLGKLH, encoded by the coding sequence GTGATATCAGGAGACCAACCGAACCAGGAAGCACAGCCGCAACCGCACGTTGCCGCACCTGCGGCACCGGCGCTCAAGCCTCGCAATGGGATGCTGCGCTGGCTGCGCGACGTCATCATCTCCGCTGCAGTTTCCGTCTTCATCATCGTCTTTGTCTACCAGCCAGTTAAAGTCGAAGGCACCAGCATGATGCCCGGCCTCGTCGATCAGGAACGCATCTTCATCAACAAGTTCATCTACCGTTGGGAGCCCATCGAACGCGGCGATGTCGTCGTCTTCCGATACCCGCAGGACCCCAGCAAAAGCTATATCAAGCGAGTTATTGGAACCGCCGGCGACCGCGTCCGCATTGAAGAAGGCCGCGTCTACGTCAACGACCGATTGCTCAACGAGCCTTACGTTCGCCCGTCCTACCGCGACGACCGCAGCTTCCCCGAAATAACCGTCCCCGCCGACTCCTTCTTCGTCCTCGGCGACCACCGCAACATGTCGCAGGACAGCCGCGACTTCGGCTCCATCCCACAGGAATCCGTCTACGGCAAAGCCGTCTTCGTCTACTGGCCCTTCGACAAACTCGGCAAACTGCACTGA
- a CDS encoding nuclear transport factor 2 family protein, translated as MRRIILAVMLCGFAGSTLAQSDSVKQALLKADRDFNQATQEHRLDGWMQYMDENGVVQRDKPVVGTEAVRAALKDQWADPNFHLAWNPDEAYAMPGNRMGYTRGHWTLTTKDKEGKSLKMTGQYLTIWRQNKEGDWKIIWDGGSADPPKQ; from the coding sequence ATGCGTCGCATCATCTTGGCAGTCATGCTGTGCGGTTTCGCAGGCTCCACCCTCGCGCAGTCCGACTCCGTCAAACAAGCGCTCCTCAAAGCAGACCGCGACTTCAACCAGGCCACGCAGGAGCACCGTCTCGACGGCTGGATGCAGTACATGGACGAGAACGGCGTCGTTCAGCGGGACAAGCCTGTCGTCGGCACGGAAGCCGTTCGCGCCGCCTTGAAAGATCAGTGGGCCGATCCCAACTTCCACCTCGCTTGGAATCCTGACGAAGCCTACGCCATGCCCGGCAACCGCATGGGCTACACCCGCGGCCACTGGACCCTCACCACCAAAGACAAGGAAGGGAAGTCCCTCAAGATGACCGGCCAGTACCTGACCATCTGGCGCCAGAACAAAGAAGGCGATTGGAAGATCATCTGGGACGGTGGCTCCGCCGATCCACCAAAACAATGA
- a CDS encoding YtxH domain-containing protein, protein MADDSGSGILWFLAGLGIGAAVGVLYAPKAGKETRDDIARYAQESSDYVKDRAKQYKTQANQWVDRGKEVVTTQKEQIRNAVEAGRQAYREAKAEPEKV, encoded by the coding sequence ATGGCTGACGACAGCGGCAGTGGAATTCTGTGGTTTCTGGCGGGGCTCGGCATCGGCGCAGCGGTGGGAGTTCTGTATGCTCCGAAGGCGGGCAAGGAGACGCGCGACGACATCGCTCGTTATGCCCAGGAAAGCTCCGATTATGTGAAGGACCGCGCGAAGCAGTACAAGACCCAGGCGAACCAGTGGGTGGATCGCGGCAAGGAAGTTGTGACCACGCAGAAGGAACAGATTCGCAACGCGGTGGAAGCCGGACGCCAGGCATATCGCGAGGCTAAGGCAGAGCCGGAAAAGGTATAG
- a CDS encoding DinB family protein, with protein MTESQHLADTVRRACDGDAWHGPALGEILRDVDAEAARAKKDGVHSIWELTLHVMAWFDIVRRRMAGEVLGDHNLTGSDDWPPLPDDLSESRWKQTRDAMVESAHRLAKAIEEFPSAKLNEQVPSKDYSYAVMLHGAAQHGLYHAGQMAVLKKQLGISK; from the coding sequence ATGACGGAATCGCAGCATCTTGCGGATACGGTGAGGCGGGCGTGCGATGGGGATGCGTGGCATGGGCCGGCTCTGGGAGAGATTTTGCGGGACGTTGATGCCGAGGCGGCGCGGGCGAAGAAGGATGGCGTGCATTCGATTTGGGAGCTGACGCTGCACGTGATGGCGTGGTTCGACATTGTGCGGCGACGGATGGCGGGCGAGGTTCTTGGGGATCACAATTTGACAGGGAGTGATGACTGGCCACCATTGCCGGACGATCTGAGCGAGAGTCGGTGGAAACAGACGAGGGATGCGATGGTTGAGTCGGCACACAGGCTGGCAAAGGCGATTGAAGAGTTCCCTTCCGCAAAACTCAACGAACAGGTGCCTTCGAAAGATTACTCGTACGCGGTCATGCTGCACGGGGCGGCGCAGCATGGGCTGTATCACGCGGGACAGATGGCGGTTTTGAAGAAGCAATTAGGCATTAGCAAATAG
- a CDS encoding SDR family oxidoreductase, with amino-acid sequence MAGGTQAVLRDQVAVVTGGSRGIGAAIAQRLAELGAMVYLAGRSQKAVDAAANKIRMAGGNCVGYQADVCKWRDVEELAEFVNKESRRCDILVHSAGIGCFGQPLHEMDLQDWEDVMNTNLRGAFYCVKAFAPLMIRAQYGHIINISSIASKNPLPKGAAYAASKWGLNGLSYSIAEELRNYNIRVSLICPGSTDTGWSHYAGKDPEKMLRPGDISRIVELLVTQAPESFVSEIIVRPTRKP; translated from the coding sequence ATGGCCGGTGGAACCCAGGCGGTTCTTCGAGATCAGGTGGCGGTGGTGACAGGCGGCAGTCGCGGGATTGGGGCGGCGATTGCGCAGAGGCTGGCGGAGTTGGGAGCGATGGTTTACCTCGCGGGCCGCTCGCAGAAGGCGGTGGACGCGGCGGCCAATAAGATTCGGATGGCGGGCGGCAACTGCGTGGGGTATCAGGCGGACGTCTGCAAGTGGCGAGATGTTGAAGAGCTGGCGGAGTTCGTGAATAAGGAGAGCCGGCGGTGCGACATCCTGGTGCATAGCGCCGGGATTGGGTGCTTCGGGCAGCCGCTGCACGAGATGGATTTGCAGGATTGGGAAGACGTGATGAATACCAACCTGCGCGGCGCATTCTATTGCGTGAAGGCGTTTGCGCCGCTGATGATCCGGGCGCAGTACGGGCACATCATCAATATTTCGAGCATTGCGTCGAAGAACCCGCTGCCCAAAGGGGCGGCGTACGCGGCGTCGAAGTGGGGGCTGAACGGGCTGTCGTATTCGATCGCCGAGGAGTTGAGGAATTACAACATTCGGGTTTCGCTGATATGTCCGGGGTCGACGGATACGGGGTGGTCGCACTATGCGGGCAAGGATCCGGAGAAGATGCTGAGGCCTGGAGATATCTCAAGAATCGTGGAGTTGCTGGTGACGCAGGCGCCGGAGTCGTTTGTGAGCGAGATTATTGTGCGGCCAACCAGGAAGCCGTAA
- a CDS encoding DUF4440 domain-containing protein: MSLSPEQVKAEITRYWKAFTDKDAATLSEFYAHESVGFSSTSKRSEPGRMAAIRRQREYFGGGGRIEAKVEGIEVVLLGESAAIAAYMFRFHASRTDALGKTVEEDIRDGRATQVFALDPDGRLRIFHEHFSQPVG; encoded by the coding sequence ATGAGTCTCTCACCCGAGCAGGTTAAGGCCGAGATTACGCGGTACTGGAAGGCGTTTACGGATAAAGATGCGGCGACGCTCAGCGAGTTTTACGCCCACGAGTCGGTTGGGTTCAGTTCGACGTCAAAGCGGTCGGAGCCGGGACGGATGGCGGCGATCAGGCGCCAGCGTGAGTATTTTGGCGGCGGCGGAAGGATTGAGGCCAAGGTCGAAGGAATCGAGGTTGTGCTGCTTGGGGAGTCGGCGGCGATTGCGGCGTACATGTTCCGGTTTCATGCGAGCCGGACTGATGCGCTGGGGAAGACGGTGGAAGAAGACATCCGGGATGGGCGCGCGACCCAGGTTTTCGCGCTGGATCCGGATGGAAGGTTGAGGATTTTTCACGAGCACTTCTCGCAGCCGGTAGGGTGA